In Candidatus Dependentiae bacterium, the sequence AGCATCGACAAACGCTTCTCCTGCTTTTCGATACTCTTTTAATCCATTATGATAGCCAGCTACGATTACTGTCCCGATAGAAAGACCTTCTGCAGCCTTTAAAAACATGGTTAAAAAATTATCAACAATGCCAGAAATTGCATACAAGTTTGTCGATTTTAAGTTGCAAATAAAGTAACAATCTATGCAGTACGGCAAAAAATAAATAATTAATGCAGTGATACATTCTGGATAAAAATAACGTAAAATTCTTGAATATGACAGCCCGCCATCAGGCTGAAAGAAATTATAGATTCTTGATGTAGCGTTTCTTGGCTTAATCCCATGTTCCATAAATTACCCCTCTACCAAACTATAAAAATTATTTTAACGCCTTGTGATTAAAAAAGCATAAATTACGCTCTTTATCACCGACTAGATATAACAAACACTCATCAAGATACTCTTTTTCTTCTTCTGTTGGTACCCATTTTTTTGAAGCCCAATAAACAAGCATGCTTTTTTGAAATATTGATGATGGCTTAAAGATTCTTATCAGTTCTGATACTTGGAGTGATGCACGCGCTATAAAAAGATCAACTGGTTGTTTAAAGATTCTTAAGAAAGTTCTCCAGTCATCAGTGTGGACCGTAATATTGTTAAGCCCGAGTTCTGTTGCAACCAATTTTAAAAAATGAACTTTTTTATTATTTACTTCTATTAAATTAAATTGAATGTGTGGAAACATAATCGCAAGTGGAATTCCTGGAAACCCACCTCCAGATCCTACATCTACGATAGATTTAATTGTTTTAAGATTTGCTTTGGAAAACAA encodes:
- the rsmG gene encoding 16S rRNA (guanine(527)-N(7))-methyltransferase RsmG is translated as MTSDFNNVDLSSIWNKFADKFAINNDQIDQFKKYFDLILQENQKYNITAITGSKEIILDHFYDSLSLLLFSKANLKTIKSIVDVGSGGGFPGIPLAIMFPHIQFNLIEVNNKKVHFLKLVATELGLNNITVHTDDWRTFLRIFKQPVDLFIARASLQVSELIRIFKPSSIFQKSMLVYWASKKWVPTEEEKEYLDECLLYLVGDKERNLCFFNHKALK